A single region of the Thermovirga sp. genome encodes:
- a CDS encoding response regulator transcription factor, whose protein sequence is MNILIVEDNRDLVQVLTEGFNELEFSVDSAFDGIEGLSKIRNNNYDCIVLDIMLPEMDGFELIEKMREEGKDTPVIMLTAKDSIEDRVEGLNRGADDYLVKPFDFRELVARVNAVTRRRTEPKRTVLHCGPLMLDPIARECKAEGEMIPLRRREFDILELLMRYENQVFSREKIIGLVWKKEYDGTSNVVDVHVKYLRDKLRPFNLDTVVVTVRGVGYKVTCPDYE, encoded by the coding sequence ATGAATATTCTCATTGTCGAGGACAACAGGGACCTAGTCCAGGTCCTGACGGAAGGATTCAATGAACTCGAGTTTTCAGTGGACAGCGCCTTCGATGGAATAGAAGGCCTGAGTAAGATCCGCAACAACAACTATGATTGCATCGTCCTGGACATCATGCTTCCGGAGATGGACGGCTTTGAATTGATCGAAAAGATGAGGGAGGAGGGGAAGGACACCCCGGTTATCATGCTCACCGCCAAGGATTCCATCGAGGACAGGGTGGAAGGCCTCAACCGGGGAGCCGACGACTACCTGGTCAAACCCTTCGATTTCCGCGAGCTGGTGGCAAGAGTAAACGCCGTCACACGCAGGAGAACGGAACCGAAAAGGACCGTCCTCCACTGCGGACCCCTGATGCTGGATCCCATCGCGAGGGAGTGCAAGGCCGAAGGGGAAATGATTCCCCTCAGAAGAAGGGAGTTCGACATACTGGAACTGCTTATGCGGTATGAGAACCAGGTCTTCTCCCGGGAAAAGATCATAGGCCTGGTATGGAAGAAGGAGTACGACGGCACCAGCAACGTGGTCGACGTCCATGTAAAATACCTCAGGGACAAACTCCGCCCTTTCAACCTCGATACAGTCGTCGTGACCGTGAGGGGTGTCGGTTACAAGGTGACCTGTCCGGATTACGAATAA
- the rpsO gene encoding 30S ribosomal protein S15, producing MLGKEKKQGIIEEYKTHNADTGSPEVQIAILTTRIRDLTEHLKVHKKDHHSQRGLLKMVGRRRRLLLYLRNKDFGRYSDLIQKLGLRH from the coding sequence GTGCTTGGGAAGGAGAAGAAACAGGGCATCATCGAGGAGTACAAGACCCATAACGCGGATACGGGTTCACCCGAAGTCCAGATCGCGATCCTCACCACCCGCATAAGGGATCTGACGGAGCACCTGAAGGTTCATAAGAAGGACCACCACTCCCAGAGAGGTCTCCTCAAGATGGTAGGGCGCAGAAGAAGGCTTCTCCTGTACCTCAGGAACAAGGATTTCGGACGTTATAGCGATCTGATCCAAAAGTTGGGCCTGAGGCACTGA